The DNA segment GCCGACTCACAATATTCTGATGAATTCCAATGTGATTGATGAAAACCAAAAACAATTGCTGAAAGAAGAAATAGAAAATAATATTATCCGTAATCTCACCTTGGAAGCGGAAAAAATTCCACTTTCAGAAGTTGTTCCGGTGGCCTTGGACTGGATCAACGGACGAAGAACTCCCGATGCCAATCAGGAACTGAAAATGGCGATCAGCAATCTTTCGTTGGGAACAAAAGCACCTCATATTTTCAAAGCATTGGTAAATGCCATTTGTTTTGGAGCTAAGAAAATCGTCGATCGGTTTGAGGATGAAGGCGTTAAAATCAATAAAGTAATAGGAATTGGAGGTGTTGCCAGAAAATCACCGTTCATTATGCAGACGTTGGCTAATGTCCTGAATATGCCGATTGTAGTGGCAGCTTCAGACCAAGCCCCGGCTTTAGGTGCAGCCATTTATGCAGCCGTTGCGGCAGGAATTTATCCGACTGTCCAGGAAGCAAGTCAGAAAATGGGATCCGATTTCGAAGCAGAGTATTTCCCCCAAACAGAAAAGGTAGAAAAATATGCAGAATTTATGAAGCAATATCAGATCCTGGCAGATTTTACCGAAAATAATATTAAATCAAAGAAAAAGTTGACGGTTGATAGTTTATAGCAATTTTAAAGCTAATAACCATCAACCAAAAAACTAACAACTAAAATAATTATGGGAGCTTAATCCGTCTGTAGTTTATCCTTGTCAAAGGACTCCGCTTTTTTGTTCTGCCCAAGCAGGCGCGATTGATTCGTAGGAGAGAACCCGAAGGGTTCAATATAAATAGCCGTAGGTGAAACCTATGAATTTAAAAGACAGATTTTCCAACAAATATGTAAATAAAATGAGCATCTATAAAGAATTAAAAAGAGAATGTTATGAAGCCAATATGCAGCTCGATGCATTGAAGCTGGTCGTTTATACGTTCGGAAATGTAAGCGCGGTTGACCGTGATAAAGGGATTTTTGCCATCAAACCGAGCGGTGTTCCTTACGAATCACTGAAACCGGAAGATATCGTAATTTTGGATTATGATGCCAATGTTGTTGAAGGAAATCTAAGACCGTCTTCCGATACCAAAACCCACGCTTACTTGTATAAAAACTGGGAAGACATTGGTGGAATATCGCATACACACGCTGTTTATTCCGTAGCTTGGGCACAGGCACAATTAGACATCCCGATTTTTGGGACGACCCACGCAGACCATCTGACAACAGATATTCCTTGTGCGCCGCCAATGCGGGATGATTTAATCGAAGGCAATTATGAATACAATACCGGAATTCAGATTCTCGATTGTTTTAAAGAAAAAAACTTGTCTTATGAAGAAGTCGAAATGGTGCTCATCGGAAACCACGGACCGTTCACTTGGGGCAAAAATGCGGAAAAAGCAGTCTACAACAGCAAAGTCCTGGAAACCATCGCGGAAATGGCTTATCTCACAAGACAAATAAACCCAAATGCGCCTCGCTTGAAAGATTCATTAATCAAAAAACATTACGAACGGAAACACGGCAAAAACGCCTATTACGGCCAGTAGTTGGCGGCTGGCAATTGGCTTTTAGCTTATGGCTATCGTCTTTGTCTTAAAAAACGAACCCGAAGGGTTCAACATTAATAGCCGTAGGTAAAACCTATGGAAAAACGAAAAAATAAAAATTAATTATCAATTATAAATCATCATTTATAAAAATATGTTAACACCTCTCAATACGAAAGAAATCTGGTTCATCACCGGAAGCCAGCATTTATATGGTCCTGAAACATTAGCGCAGGTTGCAGAGCATTCAGCGAAAATCGTGGAAGCGTTCAATGCTTCGTCCCAGATTCCTGTAAAAGTTGTTTTAAAGCCAACTGTAAAAACAACCGAAGAAATTTTCGAAACACTTACTGCTGCTAATTTTGCAAAGGAATGTATCGGAATTGTAACTTGGATGCACACGTTTTCACCTGCAAAAATGTGGATTCGCGGACTAACCGCTTTAAAAAAACCGATGTTGCATCTTCATACGCAGTTCAACCAGGATATTCCGTGGTCTACGATGGATATGGACTTTATGAACCTGAATCAGGCTGCTCACGGCGATAGGGAATTCGGATTTATGGTGAGCCGTCTTCGCAAAAACAGAAAAGTCGTTGTAGGACATTGGGCTGAAGAAAGAGTTCAGAAACAAATCGGAGAATGGAGTAGAGTTGCGGCTGGTTGGGACGACTGGCAAGGTGCAAAATTCGCCCGTTTTGGTGACAACATGAGATTTGTAGCCGTTACGGATGGTGACAAAGTGGAAGCAGAAACTAAATTCGGATTTTCGGTTAATACTTGGGGAATCGGGGATTTGGTAAGCGTTGTTAATTCGATTGGTGATGGTGAAATCAGAACATTAATTGAAGAATATGAGGCTTCATACAAAATGGCAGAATCTCTTCTTTCCGGAGGTTCAAACAGAAAATCTCTGGAAGTTGCCGCAAGAATTGAATTAGGTTTAGAAAAATTTCTGAAAGACGGAAATTTCAAAGGTTTCTCTGATACTTTCGAAGACCTTCACGGCTTGGAGCAACTCCCTGGAATTGCCGTTCAGAGATTAATGGAAAAAGGATATGGATTTGCCGGTGAAGGCGACTGGAAAACCGCTGCGTTAGTTCGTGCAATGAAAACAATGGGCCAAGGTCTTGAAGGTGGAAATGCTTTTATGGAAGATTATACCTATCATTTAAATCCATCAAATCCTTCCGTTTTAGGCTCTCACATGCTGGAAGTAGATCCGGTTTTGGCGGTTGACAAACCTTCTTGTGAAATTCATCCATTGGGAATTGGCGGAAAAGCAGATCCTGTCCGTTTGGTATTTAATTCAAGAGGAAATATTGATTCTTTAAATGCTGCACTGATGGATTTTGGAAATCATTTCAGATTATTAATCAACAAAACAAAAGCGTTGGAAATCACCGAAGAATTGCCAAAACTTCCCGTTGCAAGAGTGCTTTGGAAACCACTTCCTGACTTGTACACTGCAGCTGAAGCCTGGATATTGGCAGGTGGCGCGCATCATACTTGCTACAGCGAAAATATCAGTGCGGAGCAACTGGAAGATTTCGCTGAGATTGCAGGTATTGAATCGCTGGTGATTGATGAAAACACAAAAATCCGTGATTTCAAGAATACACTTCGCTGGAATGAAATATATTATCGTTAAACTTGCAAAATATTCAGAAAAATGAAAAAAACAGGTAGGAACCTGATAATTCTTTTTGCCGTTTTATGTATTTTCGGCTGTAATAAAAAGGAAAATCAATCAAAAACTCATTCAAAATCCATGGAAAACATACA comes from the Chryseobacterium nepalense genome and includes:
- a CDS encoding L-ribulose-5-phosphate 4-epimerase; the encoded protein is MSIYKELKRECYEANMQLDALKLVVYTFGNVSAVDRDKGIFAIKPSGVPYESLKPEDIVILDYDANVVEGNLRPSSDTKTHAYLYKNWEDIGGISHTHAVYSVAWAQAQLDIPIFGTTHADHLTTDIPCAPPMRDDLIEGNYEYNTGIQILDCFKEKNLSYEEVEMVLIGNHGPFTWGKNAEKAVYNSKVLETIAEMAYLTRQINPNAPRLKDSLIKKHYERKHGKNAYYGQ
- the araA gene encoding L-arabinose isomerase; amino-acid sequence: MLTPLNTKEIWFITGSQHLYGPETLAQVAEHSAKIVEAFNASSQIPVKVVLKPTVKTTEEIFETLTAANFAKECIGIVTWMHTFSPAKMWIRGLTALKKPMLHLHTQFNQDIPWSTMDMDFMNLNQAAHGDREFGFMVSRLRKNRKVVVGHWAEERVQKQIGEWSRVAAGWDDWQGAKFARFGDNMRFVAVTDGDKVEAETKFGFSVNTWGIGDLVSVVNSIGDGEIRTLIEEYEASYKMAESLLSGGSNRKSLEVAARIELGLEKFLKDGNFKGFSDTFEDLHGLEQLPGIAVQRLMEKGYGFAGEGDWKTAALVRAMKTMGQGLEGGNAFMEDYTYHLNPSNPSVLGSHMLEVDPVLAVDKPSCEIHPLGIGGKADPVRLVFNSRGNIDSLNAALMDFGNHFRLLINKTKALEITEELPKLPVARVLWKPLPDLYTAAEAWILAGGAHHTCYSENISAEQLEDFAEIAGIESLVIDENTKIRDFKNTLRWNEIYYR